In Halobaculum limi, one DNA window encodes the following:
- the secY gene encoding preprotein translocase subunit SecY — protein sequence MGWKETAEPVLTRMPTVERPEGHVPFKRKLAWTAGILVMYFFLTNITMFGLATGGAEGDFYGRFRSILAGSQGSILQLGIGPIVTASIVLQLLGGANLLGLDTDDPRDQILYQGLQKLLVIVMICLTGLPMVFAGNFLPVDSQLASSLGVGVTGLKTVLFAQMFVGGVLILFMDEVISKWGVGSGIGLFIIAGVSQQLVAGLFAIPALGTQVTGFFPAWFGIITGSIELDPFFQSLLFDPGNILALFTTALIFAVVVYTESVRVEIPLSHARVKGARGRFPVKLIYASVLPMILVRALQANIQFLGQILNNYVTLPAFIGVYSQGQPVSGLFYYLAPIQSRSDWMWFSGAFTVGAEPWQIIIRVLVDLTFMIIGGAIFAVFWVETTGMGPEATAKQIQNSGMQIPGFRKNPQVIEKVMERYIPQVTVIGGALVGALAVIANMLGTLGGVSGTGLLLTVSITYKLYEEIAEEQLMEMHPMMRQMFGDD from the coding sequence ATGGGTTGGAAAGAGACCGCGGAACCCGTACTCACGCGGATGCCCACGGTCGAGCGTCCGGAGGGGCACGTGCCCTTCAAGCGGAAGCTCGCGTGGACGGCTGGCATCCTCGTGATGTACTTCTTCCTGACGAACATCACGATGTTCGGGCTCGCAACAGGCGGGGCCGAAGGCGACTTCTACGGCCGCTTCCGGTCGATCCTCGCCGGGTCACAGGGGTCGATTCTACAGCTCGGGATCGGTCCCATCGTCACGGCGTCGATCGTCCTCCAGTTACTCGGCGGTGCGAACCTACTCGGCCTCGACACCGACGACCCCCGCGACCAGATCCTCTACCAGGGCCTCCAGAAGCTGCTGGTGATCGTGATGATCTGCCTGACGGGGCTGCCGATGGTGTTCGCCGGGAACTTCCTGCCGGTCGACTCGCAGTTGGCCTCCTCGCTGGGCGTCGGCGTCACCGGCTTGAAGACGGTGCTGTTCGCGCAGATGTTCGTCGGCGGCGTCCTCATCCTGTTTATGGACGAGGTCATCTCCAAGTGGGGCGTCGGCTCCGGGATCGGTCTGTTCATCATCGCCGGGGTGAGCCAACAGCTCGTCGCCGGGCTGTTCGCCATCCCCGCACTCGGGACGCAGGTGACCGGCTTCTTCCCCGCGTGGTTCGGCATCATCACCGGCAGCATCGAACTGGATCCGTTCTTCCAGTCGCTGCTGTTCGACCCCGGGAACATCCTCGCGCTGTTCACGACGGCGCTCATCTTCGCGGTCGTCGTGTACACCGAGTCGGTTCGCGTCGAGATTCCGCTGAGTCACGCTCGCGTGAAGGGCGCACGCGGTCGCTTCCCCGTGAAGCTCATCTACGCGTCCGTCCTGCCGATGATCCTCGTTCGCGCGCTGCAGGCGAATATCCAGTTCCTCGGCCAGATCCTCAACAACTACGTGACGCTCCCCGCGTTCATCGGCGTCTACTCGCAGGGGCAGCCCGTTAGCGGGCTGTTCTACTACCTCGCGCCGATCCAGTCGCGGAGTGACTGGATGTGGTTCTCGGGGGCGTTCACCGTGGGCGCGGAACCGTGGCAGATCATCATCCGGGTGCTCGTCGACCTGACGTTCATGATCATCGGCGGCGCCATCTTCGCGGTGTTCTGGGTCGAGACGACCGGAATGGGTCCGGAGGCGACGGCCAAGCAGATTCAGAACTCCGGGATGCAGATCCCCGGCTTCCGGAAGAACCCGCAGGTCATCGAGAAGGTGATGGAGCGGTACATCCCGCAGGTGACCGTCATCGGCGGTGCGCTCGTCGGCGCACTCGCTGTGATCGCGAATATGCTCGGCACGCTGGGGGGCGTCTCCGGGACGGGTCTGCTGCTGACGGTGTCGATTACGTACAAACTGTACGAGGAGATCGCCGAAGAGCAACTCATGGAGATGCACCCCATGATGCGGCAGATGTTCGGCGACGACTGA
- a CDS encoding 30S ribosomal protein S5, which translates to MSRNGGWEPRTRLGRKVQEGDITTMEQALNSGLPLKEYQLVDQLLPDLEDEVLDINMVQRMTDSGRRVKFRCVVAIGNRDGYLGYAEGRDDQVGGAIQKAIEVAKLNMIKVDRGSGSWEDSAGGVNSLTRTATGKAGSVEVEIKPAPQGLGLAAAPTVRNILELAGVQDAWTSSNGNTRTTVNLAKATFNALKNASQARTPDRARRIQREAEGEN; encoded by the coding sequence ATGAGTAGAAACGGCGGCTGGGAGCCGCGCACGCGGCTCGGCCGGAAGGTACAGGAGGGCGACATCACCACGATGGAGCAGGCGCTCAACTCGGGACTCCCGCTGAAGGAGTACCAGTTGGTCGACCAGCTGCTCCCCGACCTGGAGGACGAAGTGCTGGACATCAACATGGTCCAGCGCATGACCGACTCCGGGCGTCGTGTCAAGTTCCGCTGTGTCGTCGCCATCGGCAACCGCGACGGCTACCTCGGCTACGCCGAGGGCCGCGACGACCAGGTCGGCGGCGCGATCCAGAAGGCCATCGAAGTGGCCAAGCTGAACATGATCAAGGTCGACCGTGGCTCGGGTTCCTGGGAGGACTCCGCTGGTGGAGTCAACTCCCTCACCCGGACGGCGACCGGCAAGGCCGGATCCGTCGAGGTCGAGATCAAGCCCGCCCCGCAGGGGCTGGGCCTCGCGGCGGCACCGACCGTCCGCAACATCCTCGAACTCGCCGGCGTGCAGGACGCCTGGACGTCGTCGAACGGGAACACCCGGACGACGGTCAACCTCGCGAAGGCGACGTTCAACGCCCTGAAGAACGCCTCGCAGGCTCGCACGCCCGACCGGGCGCGGCGCATCCAGCGCGAAGCGGAGGGTGAGAACTGA
- a CDS encoding amino acid permease: MSGDEELAKDLGPLAALTIGVGTMIGAGIFVLPGVAISEAGSFAVISFVLGGAIAILTAFSASELGTAMPKSGGAYYYVNRALGPLFGSVAGWANWMGLAFASAFYMVGFGEYVVNITGGDIGIPLTSIALPVDVKVVALAGAALFVFINYVGAKETGKLQNVIVVILVAILAVFTVVGALRADPANLPEATGFGPMLTTTGLIFVSYLGFVQITSVAEEIKDPGKNLPRAVIGSVVIVTAIYALVLVVMSAAVEQGFIAGLPGNQIAVVEVARLVLGPVGAVAMLIGGLLATASSANASILASSRINFAMGRDRIVSPELNEIHPRFGTPYRAIAITGALILVFIFLGNVEILSTLGSVLHLVIYALLNVALIVMREADVEGYDPSYTVPLYPIVPVLGAIVSLALIVFIEPLVVLIGGAFVAFAVVWYLVYARSRTTSEGALSEFVRSRSDDLPDAAVGAADAVAPDGGEYKVMVPLANPASEADLIELAANIARQRGGSVDAVHIVSVPDQTSLEYAAEHVPEFDDTSDELLDRARLDAEELGVPVETTTIVSHQSFAEVFDAAKTHNADLVVMGWGPEGHGAPGRVEGRFDELTQNLPCDFLVLRDRGFDPSRVLVPTAGGPDSDLSAEVAGYLKSAFDSEITLLHVADDVGNGKEFLATWANDHGLGDANQVVESGDVEEAIGRHAADSSLVIIGATERGMLSRLVSGALALDVVDDVECSVLLAERPTNRSLRDRLFGRR; encoded by the coding sequence ATGAGCGGCGACGAAGAACTCGCGAAGGACCTGGGTCCGCTCGCGGCGCTGACCATCGGGGTCGGCACGATGATCGGGGCGGGTATCTTCGTCCTGCCGGGCGTCGCCATCTCGGAGGCCGGTTCCTTCGCCGTCATCTCGTTCGTCCTCGGCGGTGCGATCGCGATCTTGACGGCGTTCTCCGCCTCCGAATTGGGGACGGCGATGCCGAAGTCCGGCGGCGCGTACTACTACGTGAATCGTGCGCTTGGCCCCCTGTTCGGGTCCGTCGCAGGGTGGGCCAACTGGATGGGGCTCGCGTTCGCCTCCGCGTTCTACATGGTCGGGTTCGGCGAGTACGTGGTCAACATCACCGGTGGCGATATCGGTATCCCGCTGACGAGTATCGCCCTGCCGGTCGACGTGAAGGTAGTCGCGCTCGCTGGAGCGGCGCTGTTCGTCTTCATCAACTACGTGGGCGCGAAAGAGACGGGGAAGCTCCAGAACGTCATCGTCGTCATCCTCGTCGCCATCCTCGCGGTGTTCACCGTGGTCGGAGCGTTGCGTGCGGATCCGGCGAATCTCCCGGAGGCGACGGGCTTCGGCCCGATGCTCACGACGACCGGGCTCATCTTCGTGTCGTATCTCGGCTTCGTGCAGATCACGTCCGTCGCAGAGGAGATCAAAGATCCAGGGAAGAATCTCCCGCGCGCGGTCATCGGCTCCGTGGTCATCGTGACGGCCATCTACGCGCTCGTCCTCGTCGTGATGAGCGCGGCCGTCGAACAGGGCTTCATCGCCGGCTTGCCCGGTAACCAGATCGCCGTCGTCGAGGTGGCACGCCTCGTTCTCGGGCCCGTGGGCGCGGTGGCGATGCTCATCGGTGGCCTGTTGGCGACCGCCTCCTCGGCGAACGCGTCGATCCTCGCGTCCTCGCGGATCAACTTCGCGATGGGTCGCGACCGCATCGTCTCGCCGGAACTCAACGAGATTCACCCACGCTTCGGGACGCCGTACCGTGCCATCGCGATCACGGGCGCGCTCATTCTCGTGTTCATCTTCCTCGGGAACGTCGAGATACTGTCGACGCTCGGGTCGGTGCTCCACCTCGTCATCTACGCCCTGCTCAACGTCGCGCTCATCGTGATGCGCGAGGCCGACGTCGAGGGGTACGACCCCAGTTACACGGTGCCGCTGTACCCCATCGTTCCGGTGCTGGGTGCGATCGTCTCGCTCGCGCTCATCGTGTTCATCGAGCCGTTGGTCGTCCTCATCGGCGGCGCGTTCGTCGCGTTCGCGGTCGTGTGGTACCTGGTGTACGCTCGCTCGCGAACGACCAGCGAGGGTGCGCTCTCGGAGTTCGTGCGCTCGCGCTCCGACGACCTCCCGGATGCGGCGGTCGGCGCGGCCGACGCAGTCGCGCCCGACGGCGGCGAGTACAAGGTGATGGTGCCGCTCGCGAACCCCGCGAGCGAGGCCGACCTGATCGAACTCGCGGCCAACATCGCCCGCCAGCGCGGCGGATCGGTCGACGCCGTCCACATCGTCTCGGTGCCCGACCAGACGTCGCTGGAGTACGCCGCCGAACACGTCCCCGAGTTCGACGACACGAGCGACGAACTGCTCGACCGCGCCCGCCTCGACGCCGAGGAACTGGGCGTGCCCGTCGAGACGACGACCATCGTCTCCCACCAGTCGTTCGCGGAGGTGTTCGACGCCGCCAAGACCCACAACGCCGACCTCGTGGTGATGGGCTGGGGACCGGAGGGACACGGCGCGCCCGGCCGCGTCGAGGGTCGGTTCGACGAACTCACGCAGAACCTGCCGTGTGATTTCCTCGTGTTGCGCGACCGCGGCTTCGACCCGAGTCGCGTCCTCGTTCCGACTGCGGGTGGTCCCGACTCGGACCTGTCTGCGGAGGTCGCGGGCTACCTCAAGTCCGCGTTCGACTCGGAGATCACACTCCTCCACGTCGCCGACGACGTCGGCAACGGGAAGGAGTTCCTCGCGACGTGGGCGAACGACCACGGTCTCGGCGACGCTAATCAAGTAGTGGAGTCGGGCGACGTCGAGGAGGCGATCGGTCGCCACGCCGCCGACTCCTCGCTGGTGATCATCGGTGCGACCGAACGCGGGATGCTCTCGCGACTCGTCAGCGGGGCACTCGCACTCGACGTCGTCGACGACGTGGAGTGTTCGGTCCTCCTGGCGGAGCGGCCGACGAACCGCAGTCTGCGCGACCGCCTGTTCGGACGGCGGTAG
- a CDS encoding 50S ribosomal protein L19e, whose product MSDLAAQRRLAADELDVGKSRVWLNPEAQDELADAITREDIREQIEQGNIRAEDAKGNSRGRARERDAKRAYGHRTGAGSRKGKAGGRQNSKDDWIARIRAQRARLKELRDDGPLDSSQYRELYNKASGGEFEDVRRLDSYIVNNYDVTLEDD is encoded by the coding sequence ATGAGCGACCTGGCAGCACAGCGCCGGCTCGCCGCCGACGAACTCGACGTCGGCAAGAGCCGCGTCTGGCTCAACCCGGAAGCACAGGACGAACTCGCGGACGCAATCACGCGTGAGGACATCCGCGAGCAGATCGAACAGGGCAACATCCGCGCCGAAGACGCCAAGGGGAACTCCCGCGGCCGGGCCCGCGAACGCGACGCGAAGCGTGCGTACGGCCACCGCACCGGTGCTGGCTCCCGCAAAGGGAAGGCCGGCGGCCGGCAGAACTCCAAGGACGACTGGATCGCGCGGATCCGCGCCCAGCGTGCACGACTCAAGGAACTCCGCGACGACGGGCCCCTCGACAGTTCGCAGTACCGCGAACTGTACAACAAGGCCTCCGGTGGGGAGTTCGAGGACGTGCGCCGACTCGACTCGTACATCGTGAACAACTACGACGTAACTCTGGAGGACGACTAA
- the rpmD gene encoding 50S ribosomal protein L30, which translates to MQAVVQLRGEIDMSAAQRDTLKMLNIHAINHCALVPEEDTYRGMIAKVNDFVAFGEPDQETVELLIERRGEPLEGDADVDDEWVADNTDYDDVESLAAALVDEETTLREQGLSPVLRLHAPRGGHKGIKHAVKNGGELGRHDDIDSLLEAMR; encoded by the coding sequence ATGCAGGCAGTCGTCCAACTGCGCGGCGAGATCGACATGTCCGCCGCTCAGCGCGACACCCTGAAGATGCTCAACATCCACGCGATCAACCACTGCGCGCTGGTGCCCGAGGAGGACACCTACCGCGGGATGATTGCGAAGGTGAACGACTTCGTCGCGTTCGGCGAGCCCGACCAGGAGACGGTCGAACTGCTCATCGAGCGCCGCGGCGAACCGCTGGAGGGCGACGCCGACGTCGACGACGAGTGGGTGGCGGACAACACCGACTACGACGACGTCGAGTCGCTGGCAGCGGCGCTGGTCGACGAGGAGACGACGCTGCGCGAGCAGGGTCTCTCGCCGGTCCTTCGGCTGCACGCCCCGCGCGGCGGCCACAAGGGCATCAAACACGCCGTCAAGAACGGTGGCGAACTCGGTCGCCACGACGACATCGACAGCCTCCTGGAGGCGATGCGATAA
- a CDS encoding uL15m family ribosomal protein: MTSKKRRQRGSRTHGGGSHKNRRGAGHRGGRGAAGRKKHERQLYGPLGKHGFKRPQGVQDVVAEVSVQKLDEDAGLLAAEGVAEEEGDGYALDARDVAEDGHEVDVVKVLGDGQVHGELHVTADAFTAEARRLIEEAGGSAELTERAKKAQEEAEAAEAEAEADDADE, translated from the coding sequence ATGACGAGCAAGAAGCGACGCCAACGCGGTTCGCGGACGCACGGCGGCGGCTCCCACAAGAACCGGCGCGGTGCCGGACACCGGGGCGGTCGCGGCGCGGCCGGCCGCAAGAAGCACGAACGGCAGCTGTACGGTCCGCTGGGTAAGCACGGCTTCAAGCGCCCGCAGGGCGTGCAGGACGTCGTCGCCGAAGTCTCCGTCCAGAAACTGGACGAGGACGCTGGCCTGCTGGCGGCCGAAGGGGTCGCCGAGGAGGAGGGCGACGGCTACGCCCTCGACGCGCGTGACGTGGCCGAGGACGGCCACGAGGTCGACGTCGTGAAGGTGCTCGGCGACGGGCAGGTTCACGGCGAACTCCACGTCACGGCCGACGCGTTCACCGCCGAGGCTCGCCGCCTCATCGAGGAGGCCGGCGGCTCTGCGGAACTCACCGAACGCGCGAAGAAGGCGCAGGAGGAAGCCGAGGCCGCCGAGGCCGAGGCCGAGGCCGACGACGCCGACGAGTAG
- a CDS encoding universal stress protein — MSTLLARIVVPVASEQDAIETARALDAHDADIGHVTVVYVVEKAGGAADKASVEQREEAAEEAFDAFEGVLSSGDVDRRIVYDTDVVDAVLDVADEERATAVVFTPREGGRFIRLFTGDIALRLVTEADLPVVTLPRHEDE, encoded by the coding sequence GTGAGCACCCTTCTCGCGCGGATCGTGGTGCCGGTCGCATCCGAGCAAGACGCCATCGAGACCGCACGAGCGCTCGACGCTCACGACGCGGACATCGGCCACGTGACGGTCGTGTACGTCGTCGAGAAGGCCGGAGGCGCTGCCGACAAAGCGAGCGTCGAACAGCGTGAAGAAGCGGCCGAAGAGGCGTTCGACGCCTTCGAGGGCGTGCTATCGAGCGGCGACGTCGACCGTCGGATCGTCTACGACACCGACGTCGTCGACGCCGTGCTCGACGTCGCCGACGAAGAGCGCGCGACCGCGGTCGTGTTCACACCGCGTGAGGGCGGTCGGTTCATCCGCCTGTTCACCGGCGACATCGCACTGCGACTGGTGACCGAGGCCGACCTCCCGGTCGTGACCCTCCCGCGCCACGAGGACGAATGA
- a CDS encoding 50S ribosomal protein L18 produces MATGPRYKVPMRRRREVRTDYHQRLRLLKSGKPRLVARLSNKHIRAQLVSPGPNGDETHASASSEDLAEYGWEAPTGNLPSAYLTGYLAGLRAVEAGLEEAVLDIGLNTATPGNKAFAVQEGAIDAGLEIPHNDSVLADWSRNRGEHIAEFAEQLDEPLYSGEFDAADLPEHFDELRETLTEEFDNE; encoded by the coding sequence ATGGCGACCGGACCACGCTACAAGGTACCGATGCGACGTCGCCGAGAGGTCCGGACGGACTACCATCAGAGGTTGCGCCTGCTGAAATCCGGCAAGCCGCGCCTCGTTGCGCGCCTGTCGAACAAGCACATCAGGGCGCAGCTGGTTTCCCCCGGTCCGAACGGTGATGAGACACACGCGTCCGCGTCCAGCGAGGACCTCGCGGAGTACGGCTGGGAAGCCCCCACGGGCAACCTCCCCAGCGCGTACCTCACGGGCTACCTCGCGGGCCTGCGGGCGGTCGAGGCTGGCCTCGAAGAGGCCGTCCTCGACATCGGCCTGAACACCGCGACGCCCGGTAACAAGGCGTTCGCGGTGCAGGAAGGAGCGATCGACGCCGGGCTCGAAATCCCCCACAACGACAGCGTCCTCGCCGACTGGTCGCGCAACCGCGGCGAGCACATCGCCGAGTTCGCCGAGCAGCTCGACGAGCCGCTGTACAGCGGGGAGTTCGACGCGGCGGACCTGCCCGAGCACTTCGACGAGCTTCGGGAGACACTGACGGAGGAATTCGACAATGAGTAG
- a CDS encoding 50S ribosomal protein L32e — MSDDIAELEDISGVGPSKADALREAGYESVEDVKAASQGELAEVSGVGNALAARIKADVGGLEVESETEAEIEEDEPEEEAEEADTEDVETELRPRGHADKTPELDAEKARALAKKHRTSTPQFNRQDYHKKKRVPTSWRRPRGQLSKQRRSIKGKGPKVEAGFRSPKAARGLHPSGFEEVRVFNTDDLEGVDPATQAVRIASSVGGRKREAIEDECEDREIRVLNPTYVEVEVDQ, encoded by the coding sequence ATGAGCGACGACATCGCGGAACTCGAGGACATCTCCGGCGTCGGCCCGTCGAAGGCCGACGCGCTTCGTGAGGCCGGCTACGAGTCCGTCGAGGACGTCAAGGCCGCCTCGCAGGGTGAACTGGCAGAAGTCTCCGGCGTCGGGAACGCCCTCGCGGCCCGCATCAAAGCGGACGTGGGCGGCCTCGAAGTCGAATCGGAGACCGAAGCCGAAATCGAAGAAGACGAGCCCGAGGAGGAGGCCGAGGAGGCCGACACCGAGGACGTCGAGACGGAGCTTCGCCCCCGCGGGCACGCGGACAAGACGCCCGAGCTGGACGCCGAGAAGGCTCGTGCGCTCGCGAAGAAGCACCGCACGTCCACGCCGCAGTTCAACCGGCAGGACTACCACAAGAAGAAGCGCGTCCCGACCTCGTGGCGTCGCCCCCGCGGTCAGCTCTCGAAGCAGCGTCGGAGCATCAAGGGCAAAGGCCCGAAGGTCGAGGCCGGCTTCCGCTCGCCGAAGGCCGCCCGCGGCCTGCACCCGAGCGGCTTCGAGGAGGTCCGCGTGTTCAACACGGACGACCTCGAGGGTGTCGACCCCGCGACGCAGGCGGTCCGTATCGCCTCGTCGGTCGGCGGTCGCAAGCGCGAAGCCATCGAAGACGAGTGTGAGGACCGCGAGATTCGCGTTCTCAACCCGACCTACGTGGAAGTCGAGGTGGACCAATGA
- a CDS encoding 30S ribosomal protein S8, protein MAGNDPLADALAGLDNAEDVGHLQHTVQPASNIIGSTLEVLYDSGYVDGFEFVDDGRAGTFEVELKGAINECGAVKPRYSVAADGYEKWEKRFLPARDYGALIVTTSHGVMSHYEAREQGIGGQVIAYVY, encoded by the coding sequence ATGGCAGGTAACGACCCACTCGCCGACGCTCTCGCCGGTCTCGACAACGCCGAGGACGTCGGTCACCTACAGCACACGGTCCAGCCCGCCTCGAACATCATCGGCTCCACGCTCGAAGTCCTGTACGACAGCGGCTACGTCGACGGCTTCGAGTTCGTGGACGACGGCCGAGCGGGAACGTTCGAGGTCGAACTGAAGGGCGCCATCAACGAGTGTGGCGCAGTCAAGCCGCGCTACTCTGTGGCCGCAGACGGCTACGAGAAATGGGAGAAGCGATTCCTCCCGGCGCGAGACTACGGCGCACTCATCGTGACCACGAGTCACGGCGTCATGAGCCACTACGAGGCCCGCGAACAGGGCATCGGTGGCCAGGTAATCGCATACGTCTACTGA
- a CDS encoding prolyl oligopeptidase family serine peptidase has translation MTDSDAPDAGGTPETPRRPVTDEVHGESITDPYRWLEGDDEAVQTWTDAQNDHAEAVLETPQRAALAQRYESLGRVAQYGPVTPAGDCLFQTVKRPDDEQAVLYAYDGDDAVGTEAGTVLVDPNDWDDDGTVSVDWFVPGPDGAYLAYGVAEGGDEQYDIRVVDVETAAVVETVEDVGRTQSNGFAWAESETADDEDTTSDPRGFYYVTTGAAGSDAAEEGVDDGDADSDADGGDGQLDKTIRFHEFGSDTAPGADHVVADEVGETTWPTLVTDGDTLVAQYMEGWERSDLYAYRGDPASASLSPVLSGYDAVFTPTIDGDRNRLLLVTDYEADFSRVLSAPLSTVVADGEREPDSFAELVPETDAVLRGVETAGDRLLAHYHRDASSEVAVFDADGDHERVVEVPAFPTVAGIHGDSDDPVAYLTVQSFVDPPSVRRVDVREGTTETLCRQSTEVGVDLTVSQEWFESADGTEVPAFVVRRSDVDADGDNPALVTGYGGFRVNRTPTFDRFRLPFLTAGGVFVLATLRGGTEYGEPWHEAGRRGNKQRVFDDALAVADGIADTGWADPDRIGVTGGSNGGLLVGALLTQRPNRWAVAMCHVPLLDMLRFHRFLLGASWTTEYGHPDDPEAFEYLRAYSPYHNAPKTEYPPTMFTTALGDTRVHPCHARKMTALVQDRNTGDAPVVLRVEDDAGHGVGKPTSMQVRENAERWGFVAANLGIDPDDLR, from the coding sequence ATGACCGACAGCGACGCCCCCGACGCCGGAGGCACCCCCGAGACGCCGCGACGACCCGTAACCGACGAGGTACACGGGGAGTCGATCACCGACCCGTACCGCTGGCTGGAGGGCGACGACGAGGCGGTACAGACGTGGACAGACGCACAGAACGACCACGCCGAAGCCGTCCTCGAGACGCCCCAGCGAGCGGCGCTGGCACAGCGATACGAGTCGCTCGGCCGCGTCGCCCAGTACGGCCCCGTCACGCCCGCAGGCGACTGTCTGTTCCAGACCGTGAAGCGCCCGGACGACGAACAGGCGGTCCTCTACGCGTACGACGGCGACGACGCCGTCGGAACGGAGGCGGGGACGGTCCTCGTCGACCCGAACGACTGGGACGACGACGGCACCGTCTCCGTCGACTGGTTCGTGCCCGGTCCCGACGGGGCGTACCTCGCGTACGGCGTCGCGGAGGGCGGCGACGAACAGTACGACATCCGCGTGGTCGACGTGGAGACGGCGGCGGTCGTCGAGACAGTCGAGGACGTCGGCCGAACCCAGTCGAACGGCTTCGCGTGGGCCGAGAGCGAGACAGCGGACGACGAGGACACCACGAGCGACCCGCGCGGCTTCTACTACGTGACGACCGGTGCGGCAGGGAGCGACGCCGCCGAGGAGGGCGTGGACGACGGCGATGCCGACAGCGATGCTGACGGTGGCGACGGCCAACTCGACAAGACGATCCGGTTTCACGAGTTCGGATCCGACACCGCTCCCGGCGCGGACCACGTCGTCGCCGACGAGGTGGGTGAGACGACGTGGCCGACGCTCGTGACCGACGGCGACACGCTCGTCGCTCAGTATATGGAGGGGTGGGAGCGCTCGGACCTGTACGCCTACCGCGGTGACCCCGCGTCAGCGTCGCTGTCGCCCGTCCTCTCGGGCTACGACGCCGTGTTCACGCCGACCATCGACGGCGACCGCAACCGCCTCCTCCTCGTGACGGACTACGAGGCGGACTTCTCTCGCGTGCTGTCGGCACCCCTGTCGACCGTGGTGGCAGACGGCGAGCGAGAACCGGACTCGTTCGCGGAACTCGTTCCCGAGACGGACGCTGTCCTCCGTGGAGTCGAGACGGCGGGCGACCGTCTGCTGGCGCACTACCACCGCGACGCGAGTTCCGAGGTGGCCGTCTTCGACGCCGACGGCGACCACGAGCGAGTGGTCGAGGTGCCAGCGTTCCCGACCGTCGCAGGGATTCACGGCGACAGCGACGACCCCGTCGCGTACCTGACGGTCCAGTCGTTCGTCGACCCGCCGTCGGTGCGCCGTGTCGACGTTCGCGAGGGAACGACCGAGACGCTGTGTCGACAGTCGACGGAGGTGGGGGTCGACCTTACCGTGAGTCAGGAGTGGTTCGAATCAGCCGACGGAACCGAGGTGCCCGCGTTCGTCGTTCGTCGCAGCGACGTGGACGCCGACGGCGACAATCCCGCGCTGGTCACCGGGTACGGTGGCTTCCGCGTCAACCGGACGCCGACGTTCGACCGCTTCCGACTCCCGTTTCTCACGGCCGGCGGCGTGTTCGTTCTCGCGACGCTGCGAGGCGGCACCGAGTACGGCGAACCGTGGCACGAGGCGGGCCGCCGCGGGAACAAACAGCGCGTGTTCGACGACGCCCTCGCGGTCGCGGACGGCATCGCCGACACCGGGTGGGCCGACCCCGACCGCATCGGCGTCACCGGCGGGTCGAACGGCGGCCTCCTCGTCGGCGCGTTGCTCACCCAGCGACCCAACCGGTGGGCGGTCGCGATGTGTCACGTTCCGCTGCTGGATATGCTGCGGTTCCACCGCTTCCTGCTGGGGGCGTCGTGGACGACCGAGTACGGCCACCCCGACGACCCCGAGGCGTTCGAGTACCTCCGCGCGTACTCCCCGTACCACAACGCGCCCAAGACCGAGTACCCGCCGACGATGTTCACGACCGCACTCGGTGACACACGGGTCCACCCGTGTCACGCTCGCAAGATGACGGCGCTGGTGCAAGACCGGAACACCGGGGACGCGCCGGTCGTCCTCCGCGTCGAAGACGACGCGGGCCACGGCGTCGGCAAGCCGACGTCGATGCAGGTGCGCGAGAACGCCGAGCGGTGGGGGTTCGTCGCCGCGAACCTCGGCATCGACCCGGACGACCTCAGGTGA
- a CDS encoding 50S ribosomal protein L6, with protein MEREIELPEDVSADLDHLDLTVEGPEGSVTRRLWYPNVSVSVEDDAVVISYPDDADRQTKATVGTFESHVDNMVHGVLNGWEYQMEVFYAHFPMDVSVEGEEVVITNFLGETAPRRAKIRGDTDVQIDGEELTLTGPSKEDVGQTAAGIEQLTRVTDKDTRVFQDGVYITQKPTGDV; from the coding sequence ATGGAACGAGAAATCGAACTACCCGAGGACGTCTCCGCCGATCTCGACCACCTCGACCTCACCGTCGAGGGGCCCGAGGGCTCGGTGACGCGCCGCCTGTGGTACCCGAACGTCAGCGTCTCCGTCGAGGACGACGCCGTCGTCATCTCGTACCCGGACGACGCCGATCGACAAACCAAGGCCACCGTCGGCACCTTCGAGAGCCACGTGGACAACATGGTCCACGGGGTTCTCAACGGCTGGGAGTACCAGATGGAGGTCTTCTACGCTCACTTCCCGATGGACGTGTCCGTCGAGGGTGAGGAAGTCGTCATCACGAACTTCCTCGGGGAGACGGCACCTCGTCGCGCGAAGATCCGCGGCGACACCGACGTACAGATCGACGGCGAGGAACTGACCCTGACTGGCCCCTCGAAAGAGGACGTCGGGCAGACCGCCGCCGGCATCGAACAGTTGACCCGCGTGACCGACAAGGACACGCGCGTCTTCCAGGACGGCGTGTACATCACGCAAAAGCCCACGGGTGATGTCTAA